The Camelus dromedarius isolate mCamDro1 chromosome 8, mCamDro1.pat, whole genome shotgun sequence DNA segment AAAGACTGATCCGAAGAGCTGGTGCTGAATTTGGCCCTACTTTTGAGGCCTGGCATAAAATCAGACTGTGTATCGCTATAAAACACATCTTCCTCCTCGGGAGAAAGGGGCCCTGGGGAGAATTTCTGGTTGAAGTTTGGATTCTGAAGTCCTACCTCTCTCTCGGGTTCTGTCTCTTGAGAGATGGATCTCAAGAACCCATTCTCTAGGCCGAGGGTCTTCGGGTTCTCCAAAGCCTTCGCCACCTCGGAGTCTCCCCTGCAAAGCTTCAGGGACAGATGTTTCCTGGGGTGGCGTTCCCTGGAGTCTGGACACCAGCCAGGCCTGGAGGTACCCATCTCTGATTCTCCATTGGCGTCATCCTTCTCATAGCCGTTCCTGTCGGCAGCCTCGCCGTTGACACAGAAGGGAGCTTTGGTGGTAGCTGATGGTGAGGTTAGAGTTAGGTTGTTGTCTACAGAGGCTACACTGGGGTCCTTCTGGGTACTGACTAGCGACACAGAAGGAGCTTCAGCGGATCTCTCCTTACACAGCTCGTCTGGCGGGCTTTCCTCGAGCCCGTTGGGAAGGAGGACGCCGTTGCTCAGGGAGTCTTGCTGGCCTCTGGCTTTCTCATCGAGACCTTTCAAGAGAGGTGAGGGACTGTATGTGCTCTTCACGTGCTTGCGCACGTCCTTGAGGTTGAACAGCAAGCTAGGGGCTTTGGACTTGTAGCTGTCCCGGGACTGACATTCGCTGGGCTCCTTCTCTTGGTATCCGTTTAGCTGTCCTGGGGGCGACGGGGTTGTCTCCACCGGCTGGCTGTCGGATGACTCCGGGACATGCTTGGTGGGTATGATGGGGGTCAGCAGCTTACTGATGTTGAAAGGAGGATCGTAATGCTTGCTGGGGTCCACAGGCATGTCAAGAGCATCATTTTCTGGAAATTGCTCCTGAGGATTGTGCTTTGTATACAAGACTGGACCTCTCCTGTTGGCCTGCTTCCTCTCTCCCGAAGCCTCCTGTAGACTTTCTTTCGTTCCTTTACCAGGCTTTGGTTTCCTCCAGGGGGCATGGTTTGGCTTCACCTGAGGGTCAGGCTGTGAGCTGGAAGCTTTTCCCTCCGTAGCAAATATCTGGGCTCCAGGATCCCTAGATGCCCAGGGTCCGGAGGTGGGGAGAGTCCCTGCGACCAGCCTATTCTCTTCCTGACCGCAGCTGGCCCGGACATGGCAGGGGGAGACTTTGTGCTCGGGGACCGGGGGCTCTCTTAACAAGGGCGTGTCTTCATAATGCACGGGAGCCTTGCCTTCTGGGGCAGCATCAGCAGCATCCTTCCTCTCAGGTAGCCTTGGCTGGTGGGCGTTCCAGGACTCGAAAGCACTGTTTTCACTATGAAGAAAAGTCCCCTTGGGAGCCCACTCCTTGCCCCTTCCAGGCTCACCCGTGGCTGCCTTGTGGGCTGGAGAGGGGAACTTTGACTCAAACGAGTTACCCGCATTTTCGGGTGCTGGGAGAAAGCTGCTGGCTCCGTGACAGGCCATTTCGGGGTTCTTGGGGGACTCCTCTCCGTGCTTCCTGCCAGGCTGGTGGCTAGTCTGATGGGTGCTGGAGACTTCGGCAGGTACCCTCCTGACGGTCAAAAAGGCAGAATCGAAGCAGAAGTTGACGCCACTTTCCGGAAGAGGAGCAAATTTGGGGGGATTTTTGAGAGCCGGAGGCTTGCTTGGCGGTGGTCTGCTGTCACAGCGTTGGCTCTCAGTCCTGTCGAAAGATTTAATTAGTGATGATACTTTGGAAATAGGCTTGTTGCTGCTCCTCAGGCCGGAAACGGGCACCTCCAGTCTCCTCTGGGCTGAGGTCAGCGGGGGGCTGCTTTTGGGGTATTTTTCCTCCCCTTGAACGTACTTGGGCAGCTGTTGGAATGTGGCCGCCCAGCCTGCGTGCTCGGTGCCTTGTGATGGTAACTGGCTCCAAAGGCCACTTTTCCGGTGGGTGTGGCTCACCGTTCCCTGGTGCAGATTCCCAAACACCTGGCGGGTGATATCTGGGGACAGGGCCAGGTCGGAGTCATGGAAGGAGGCGTCCTCTGAGATGCACAAGCTCCGGAATGCCCGGTCTGTGAGGCTGCTCACCTCCCGGTCCGCATCGTCCAGCACACTGCCAATGCTCGAGGAGTCGCTAAAGCCGTCTGTGCACTTCTTACTCCCCTGCATCGTCTGTCAGCCAGGAAGACCGTCCCCGTCAGCCAGTGGGCACCCCTGGGTGATGCTTCTGGAAGGGTTGGATGCAGCCCTCTTGTCACAAAATCAGAGTTTCCTGATGATCAGATGCAATGGCAAAGtgggagttttatttttctgcaaaagaaaGAAGTGCAGGGTGTGACTACCATATCCGACTTAGTGGCTCTATGTAAGAAAGACACGCTGGTCCGGATGGGCAACGGTGCCTGTGATGGTTGATTTTATGTGTCAAGCTGGCTGGGCCATGGTGCCCAGTTTTTGGTCGAATgccagtctagatgttgctgtgaagatagatatatttttaaagatgtaattaacATCGAAACCactagactttgagtaaagcagatgacTCTCCAGAAGCCACAAGGCTGAGATACCCCGAGCCAGCGGCAATTCTACCTCCAGTCTTTGGTCTGGAGCTGGAGAATCTATTCCGCCTTGGGTGTCCAGccctcctgccagccctgccATTACATGAACCAGTTCCTTTACAGTaaatctcaatctctctctccctataCATTCTATTGGTTCTATTCCTCTGGAGAAGCCTGACTACTACACTGCCTAAAGTTCAGATGTGTCATTTTTGCAGAGAGATCCTCCCTGGTGTCCCATGGCGGGTGTTCCCTTCTCACTGTCTGTCACAGCGCCTGGTTTATTTTCATTGTGGTACTGAGTACgatctaaaataaaatgtatttctttgatGCCTCTCCCCTCCTTAGACTCTAAGAACCAGGAGCTCAGGAGCCACTAGGCTGTCTGCTCACAGACTGCCCTGGGCTCATAGCCACCCCAAGAGGGCACAGCCCCCAAGAGCCTGCATCCTCTGGGCTCCTTCACTCTCTGGCTTGCCCTTGGCTGTGGCCAATGGGAGATGCTGGTAGGAGCTTGGAGGGAGGGGAGCCAGTATCCCTggcatttttccctctccctgccccatcccatcCCTGCTCCTGGCTGTGGGGTGAGGTCCTGGCAACACTGCAGTCCTCTCTAACTTCGACCCCTCCCGTGGGCTCTGACTCTCCCTGGGCCCTGCAACACTGCTGCCCTTGCCCCCGAGGGCTGCAGGGAGgatggctgtcactctttctgagtGACTCCACATCCTGGAGTCTCCCTAATTCTGCCTACACCTCTGTTACAGCCCCTTCATTAcattctcttattcttttaaaaaaagatggtgAAATATACAAGACATAGAATTCACCACCTTAACCACTGCAAGTGTATAGGCCAGTTGTGTTAAGTGCATTCATACTGccctgcaaccatcaccacctccatctgcagaacttcttcatcttgcaaaactgaactgTGTACCCATTACACCACCCCtattctctcctccccacagtCCCTAGAAACCACcactctgcttcctgtctctgaattTCACTACTCCAGGTACCTCATAGGAAGGGAACcatccagtatttgtctttttgtgactggttaaTTCACTTAGCAGTGTCCTCAGGGATCATTCATGTTGcaacatgtgtcagaatttccttcctttttaaggctgaatagtattgctttgtatgtatagaccacattttgtttatccattcatccgtcagtggacacttgggttgtgttcaccttttggccattgtgaatgatgctgctatgaacatgagtgtcCAAATATCTGGTCAAGAGCTTGCTTTCAATACTTCTGGGGACATACCCAgacgtgggattgctggatcatatggtagttctgtttttaattgtttgaggagTCACCGTACTGTTTTCTTCCAGAGCGGCCGCACCATTTTCCACATCCACTAACAGTGCACaggagttccagtttctccacatccttgccagcacgtGTTTTCATTTTGGATGGTTGCCATCCCAGTAGGTGTGAGGTGGTTCACTGCATTCCCTGCTGGATTCTGTCTGAGGATGCTGGGACCCTGACCTCCACCACTGGGTATGCACCTCCAGTGCCTAGAAGAGGCCTGGCCAGGGCAGGGGTTGAGGAAATGAGGACATGAAAAGTTAGATAAAACAGCAAGTACAGACCACAGAGTGGACTCAGGTTGGGGGCATTTGGGACAGTGAACATCCAGCAGGGAGCTGTGAGTCCTCCGCTGTCATACGCTGTCTCCGCACACAGCCTTCCCTGCCTGGCTGGCCTGGGCAGTAGCCGCAGGGACCTGAACAGGGGTGTGGGGGATGGGGAATGAAGGTGCGGTATAGCCCGCATGTCAGGAGTCCCGGAGCCTAGCCTGGCTCCACAAACAGGGCTGCCCACGAGGCATCCTGCTCAGGTCCGAGGCTGGTGTGCCTGCAGCGCTGTGGTTTGGTCCTGGAGGTCCGTCCGCCTTCCTCGAAGTTTCCTGCTTCCTCTCTTGACCACAACGCTctgatgacttttcttttttttaattaaaaaattattcctttatttatttttaatttttaaattatttttggggAGAGAAGTAAttcgttttatttatttatttttaatggaggtactgaggattgaacccagggccttgtgcatgctaagcacacaatctacccctgagctataccacccACACCCCCGCCATGACTTTTTGATGCTGATTTGTTGGCAGGCttgttttaatgaatgaatgagctgagGTGGGGCTGCTGGAGAAAGCGGAGGACCCTGAGTTCTGGTAAACCGGATGAGGTGACAAGAAACCATGAATCGGCCCTGGGAAAGCCTGTACTTACATGCTCCTCAGCTCTGCCTTAAAAATCGGGTGGCTTGCTCCCCAGAAAGCACAGTAGGTGTCTTTCAGAAGGCCCTCGAAAGGGGAGACCGTCAGCCCCAGCCCCCGTGCCTGGCCAACCTCACTCCcattcctaccccctttcccctcccccatttcccctttAAAAGCTGCGGAGGCCGAACGCTCCTGGTCTCAGACTCCCACGTGGCTAGCCTGGCCCTGTGGCAACATAGCTCTGTGACCACAGGCGTGGAAGCATGCCGACGTCTGGGAAAACTCTTGCCTTTCCGATCAAAGGAGCAGTCCCAGCTTCCCCTCCGTTGGTGGCTTTCTTCCTGCTGTAATGCAGACGCCAAGCCTGAAACTGACTCTACCTATCTGGTAGCCATCGGCTTGCGGTGCAAACTCTATCTGTTTGCACCGCAAGCTGATGGCTTCAACTACAGAAATTCAATCTCTCACggttctgggggctgggagtcCCCGATCGAGGTAcgggcagggctggttccttctgagcgCTGCAAGGGAAGCCCGGGCCTCTCTCCTCGGTGTGCAGAGGGCTGCCTTCTAGCTGTGTCTCTTCACGCTGGCTTGCCCCTGTGTCTAAGGATGCCAGTCCTACTGGATTAGAACCCGCCCTAATaacttcatcttaactaattacgcCAGCAGTGACTCCATTTCCAAATAAATCACATTCTCAGGTCCtggattaggacttcaacgtgTGAATTTGGAGGATAGCAGTCAACTCATAACACTGAGGCATTcaccctgcagccctgagggacAAGCAATGATGACTCAGGGCTGATTTGCAGAGGATGGCCGGGTGGACAGAACAGTCCTGGGTCCTCCATGGCCCTGCGGGGCTGTGAGCCTGTGATTCCAGAACCAGCCCATCTGGAATCTGTGTTCTTGGGGTGAGTTGGGGGACTTCAGTGGCTTTGACTCCTGTAAATCAAGTTTTCCGTGTCTTGAGGTCTTACCCATAGAGTCAGGGAGTCTTCTGGTGTCCTGAATGCTGGGGTTTTGACCTTGGCAATGGCTGAACTCAGTAACACTGGGGTTTCTCTACTTCCACACAAAGACGGAGATAGGATAGTCAGAGATCTAAATTAGAATCTTAGAGTTAAATCAACACCCCCCAGCCAATGAAAGATCCCTTACTATTAGCAGATCCTTGTTATTTTCAAACACTCAGCTTCCATCCCCTCCTCTGAGTAAGAATGCTTGACACCTTTGGGGGGGTTTCCTCTCCCCTTGGCGCTCAGTCTTGGCAGGGCTGAAAGTCAAGGGGCCTGCGGAGATCTCCCAGGGCCAAGTGCAGACGTGAGACCCAGGCCGGCCCGTTGTACTGTATTTCCTGGAGCAAGGATGGAGCCTGCTCACGCACTTTTTTTTCTAGCAGCAGTGCCCTCTGTTCGTTCATTCCCAGCCTGAAACTTCAGCCTCCACTTTGAATCCACAAGGGCTCCCATTTCCTATTTACACATAtccatttctgcttttttttttttttaatggaggtaccggggattgaacccaggatgtcgcGTGTGCTAACTACacgctcttccactgagctatatgctccctCCAAAACCCCACCAATTCTGCTTAATTTCTGTTGTGTGTGGCCAAAAAACCCAAACTGATCTTGGGTTTGCATCATATTCCAAGCAGTAATGAAGGCTGTTCACTGACACTTGGAGTATTCAGAAAGTAACCAcattctttttccctccctctcgcTAGCTTCATTTGAATAATTTCTTCAATTCTGATTTGATTTACCTGGGTTCCACTGGGACGGTCATAAAATTGGCTTcatcccccaactcccaccccctCGTGTCCTGATACCCAGTGGAACCTTCAGCAGAGTAGCTCAGACTGAAGGTGTTTTCAGGTGCCGGCAGTTGGTTCCATACCTGTTACAGGAGCGGGGACTGCGGGTGCCTGCCTTGCTGGGTTTTACGACCTGtagttttaaaacttcttttcatgCTTCCATTTGCTGTCATCACGGCCCAtctagaaagaagaagaaaaataatgtcattGCAACCCAACAGACCAAAAAGCCAAGCATGTGTTCATTGCAAAAGCTATCCTCACACGTCAGTGATACGATTGGCTTTCAATTTTTGTTGATTTCACACTTAAACTCAACAAAATTCCAAACATAGGCATTGTGAGGGGGAAAAACCAAGATAATTTTATATCCCCCTTCCAACATTCATTAACTTTCTCTGGTCCAAGAAATCTTCAAAACCTGTTTGAAGCCTTTGGGATGTCTAATGTGATTGGCCCAGTTGTGAATCATTTTTGGCTTCACAAAAATGGGAGTGGGAGGATGAAGCCATCAGACCAAAGACCCTTTTCCCACGTGAATTAATAACTCAAGTTTTTCAGTAAAGAGGGCTGGAGTGGCTGAACTTGAATCCACTCAGCAGGGAGCAGTGTTCGATTTATTGTTGGCAGGAGGCTTGAGTATCTATTTTGACAGCTAAAAGAACCAAAAAGCTGCCCAGGAGAATTTTAAGAGTGCTCAGAAGCAAGTGTgaactaattaaaataaatgctcCATGCAAATCGTCAATGCAGAACATTGGGGCTTCCACAAGACCTTTCTCATCTTGCAGCTCCTGGATATTAATCCAGTCCATGGTAGATtattaatagtattaataatcataataactCAAATTTGAGGAGTATGTTTCTTTGGAGACACACAGAGGCACTCTGAGCCACCCATCATCCGGGTGGCCACATCCTGATCCCCACCCCAGGGGGTCCTTTGTGTCCCCACGGCACCCTGGGTTTGCCTTTTCCGTAACTCATGCCATATGGTCACACATCGTGTATGGTAACCCATACGTCTTAGGAATTGATggctgcttccttctctcctcaactagaaagaaaaattccttGAACCCAAGAAGGGAGTCTCATTTGCCTTTATGTCCTGAACACATCAACACAGAGATCGAATGAATGTTTGTGGCAATGTTCTGAATTTGGTGTCCTCAGCCTGAATTTTAGTGGAAGGCAAACAGAGGCATCGAAAAAGAAGGAGCAAAAAAGACGGAGGAGTTTTTATTGAGAAAGACCTCTGGCCTTGGGTCTTAAGGTGATCTGGAAAATTTAGATTTCTGTCCCTAACTAGAGAGCTCATTTAAGGATGAGGATGAAATCAATCCATGTCGGACATGGACGAGACAGAGGTGCAGAAGGACACCACGACACTTATTCTGTGAATGTTCCAGGGACACATCACTTTGTGCTGGGGTTCATGCGCTCACTGTCAGGCTGCTGAAACGCGTTTTCCAGGGGCCAGCACAGAACTGTCCTGCTCACGGCTGTGGACTGTCTGAAGGAAGCCAACCTGAATTGCTGAAAACCTAGAGCACATTTCAGATAAAAGGATGCCGTTCCCCTCAGGTAACATGAATAAGAAGAAACCTCATGTTGCTGGACTGTGCTATAAACAATTGGAAACTGCCCAGATGAATAGATAGAAacaaaagtgaatatttattCACGGCACAGTGAGTTCCTATTTATGTCTAAGCAAAAACAGTTTGTTTTCTTCAGTGCTTCCTGATGCCTCACCCCTCATTATTTCcttaactcatttatttactttgccTTTAGTCTCCCTTCTCCCAGGTGCTCTTCCAATGGGTAACTTTGCTCCTCATCTGACTTAACATTCAAGCTGCAATCAAGACTGTTGACCACTAGCTTCTGGGGTAGCTTCCACTTTGATCTGTGGGCTGCTCACATATATCCCTGCCCAGTCTAACTGTTCATCTCTTATCTTTCTCTCCTGGATGGTTGCATGTCCTCCGCGTCCAGCCCTGTGgccttgtttcttttccctctaCCAGCTCGACAGGCGACTCTACCCACACCCACAGTCACAGTGAGCAGCCACTCACTGATGACACATCCAGGCCAGCCATGTGTCTGCGCTCCAGCCTCTGTCTCCATCTGCCCCCTGGGCAGCATCACAAACTCACAATTAAAACTGAACCTGTGCCCCTTCCACAAGTCAGTCCTTCCTCTGAGGATCCCACAAATCTGAACCACTTGTGATTgcaccttctccctcctccatgcCTCCTTCATCTGACCCATTTCTGCGTCCCATGAGTCTCATCATTTTTTCTAAgctggttgattgattgattggttgattatttttattttttattgaaatatagtcaatttacaatgttgtgttaatttctggtgtttcTTCGATATGCCTTACTACctcttgcctcagggcctttgcaccctctgcctggagttctttacctcttcctttctcttgttaCCTGTTTAACTCCTACGTATACTTCAGAACCCAGTTTGTAAGTCCCTTCAAAAAGGCGGCTTCCTCGGGCTCTTTTATGTCTCTCTGCTATCTGCTTTTCTAGA contains these protein-coding regions:
- the C8H10orf71 gene encoding cardiac-enriched FHL2-interacting protein, which produces MQGSKKCTDGFSDSSSIGSVLDDADREVSSLTDRAFRSLCISEDASFHDSDLALSPDITRQVFGNLHQGTVSHTHRKSGLWSQLPSQGTEHAGWAATFQQLPKYVQGEEKYPKSSPPLTSAQRRLEVPVSGLRSSNKPISKVSSLIKSFDRTESQRCDSRPPPSKPPALKNPPKFAPLPESGVNFCFDSAFLTVRRVPAEVSSTHQTSHQPGRKHGEESPKNPEMACHGASSFLPAPENAGNSFESKFPSPAHKAATGEPGRGKEWAPKGTFLHSENSAFESWNAHQPRLPERKDAADAAPEGKAPVHYEDTPLLREPPVPEHKVSPCHVRASCGQEENRLVAGTLPTSGPWASRDPGAQIFATEGKASSSQPDPQVKPNHAPWRKPKPGKGTKESLQEASGERKQANRRGPVLYTKHNPQEQFPENDALDMPVDPSKHYDPPFNISKLLTPIIPTKHVPESSDSQPVETTPSPPGQLNGYQEKEPSECQSRDSYKSKAPSLLFNLKDVRKHVKSTYSPSPLLKGLDEKARGQQDSLSNGVLLPNGLEESPPDELCKERSAEAPSVSLVSTQKDPSVASVDNNLTLTSPSATTKAPFCVNGEAADRNGYEKDDANGESEMGTSRPGWCPDSRERHPRKHLSLKLCRGDSEVAKALENPKTLGLENGFLRSISQETEPEREVGLQNPNFNQKFSPGPLSPEEEDVFYSDTQSDFMPGLKSRAKFSTSSSDQSFASFEDQQKMWFTESQREDRRNDVSAGDSQKDEQEKVMEEAELHYCPLNSGHTRVEELSKRQSLQGEEESLPGGSPRKASREEANFRGTWVGGSKDSSLSHAKDLTLSPSSTSNKHILFAIKDNTLRATSVIKPIMLPLLRVTSSESPLGSSHKEEELPRPGWGGDAGLYAPESQEMPSTPTSASVQGTHLKGATCEGMEDHGRVPSAARTETSHPAPKRYVPTPPVTREGQGLKPTPDIAWQFVANDRMSNSADQGKLDTPRCIPTIALPEGDLEDQPPPQQLGTCWQEQTQGFQSHLLSTPRAGPPGRRLVPGEMAVSPNASSLEENSVCSPATSSIWDNASQAPSELSLLPGEPPRSSPWASPGPGRVARREDLTHAFTWEAGSDPQLEPSAEDLRTLSPRGSLLDVATSSAGLREKPGPPTQLDRAAGKPPAVPPKTEKALRRAKKLASKRRKIDQLQEKHGERREERLHPEDSEHRPPSPREKPQPRFPVVRSLPPPTHRHSVSAFSEPVRRRPGGSQSLTPLPAFPATQKVLQDPQSGEYFVFDLPLQVKIKTFYDPETGKYVKVSIPASERGSPEPTTPDVLAAPYVLYPGFRPLPMTALMPLRCSSQLSAPTFLRQPPHTTEAVGPRPRSAHDAALQLASEPPGDPTQHSAGQRPEGPPQSPGEDEEDAPSLGIISTNDLEDFATEGIS